In Zingiber officinale cultivar Zhangliang chromosome 6A, Zo_v1.1, whole genome shotgun sequence, a single genomic region encodes these proteins:
- the LOC121997052 gene encoding pentatricopeptide repeat-containing protein At1g73710-like has product MSLQSSCCAAGGYYLRNRGDLHPSLPPHFPFSCYPSSLFPSPRSSPSLPHCKLVLVQSIPPNRAAGAFPSALRFLESNPLDGGSDEESLDALLAELTPKEMTVLLKRQRDWRRALRLLRRIRCLRDYRPNPIHYNVVLRTLGRARRWDELRHCWLDMAKDGILPTNNTYATLIDAYGKAGLLKESLLWLKHMRARGISADEVCMNTVVRILKDSGHFDEGEKFFRGWCDGTVDYDVLEIEFEGSESISPNSFLLTELFKSGSRAPVPLKIASSAPDGSRRPRLAATYNTLIDLHGKAGKLQNASDAFAEMLRSGVSPDTITFNTMINICGSNGLISEAEALFDKMRRRRIVPDTKTFNIFMSMYASLGNIEAVLKYYHKMSESGLTPDTVSHRIILQALCERNMVREVEDVINKIIESGEFVDEQSFPVVVKMYINQGMLSETSMFLEKHCGSSSISSKNYAAIMDVYAEKGLWEEAEGVFYRKRGVGNKKEVVEYNVLIKAYGRGKQYDKAVSLFESMRNIGIWPDECTFNSLIQMLSGGDFPERATEFLRRMKDAGFRPRCETVSAIIASYSRKAMVDEALEIYQEMKPLGVEPNEVVYGLLVNMFAEAGKVEQALHFFSLMEESGFPPNHIILTSLMKAYKKASCWREAQEVYAKMKTLEHGPDTIASNCMIDLYAELGMVSEAKLIFDDLRKNGEVNGVSYTTMIYLYKSLGMLEEAIDMAQEVQKAGLLTDCASYNSVLAAYAVTGKLKDCAYLIHEMIARKMLPDASVFRSIFGIVKKGGLPIEAVLQLQASYNEGKQFAREAIVTTLFSLVGLHDHALESCNLFLSARTRNPLDSYAYNAAIYAYGASENIDKALNLYMRMQDAGLEPDTVTYVYLTICYGKARMVEGLRRIYGLLKYGEIEPSESLFKALMDAYENSGKHDLAELVEQEMKFRIHSPIGDESETEDDWDAYESETEDDLDAYESDNIDQDDDFSMNPSIL; this is encoded by the coding sequence ATGAGCCTTCAGAGTAGCTGCTGCGCCGCCGGCGGCTACTATCTCCGCAACCGTGGCGACCTCCACCCTTCTTTACCTCCGCACTTCCCCTTCTCTTGCTACCCTTCTTCGCTTTTCCCCTCCCCTCGCTCCTCTCCCTCCCTTCCCCACTGCAAACTTGTTCTCGTCCAATCGATACCGCCCAACCGCGCCGCCGGCGCCTTCCCTTCCGCCCTCCGGTTTCTCGAGTCGAATCCCCTCGATGGAGGCTCCGACGAGGAATCCCTCGACGCCCTCCTCGCCGAGCTCACCCCCAAGGAAATGACCGTCCTCCTCAAGCGGCAGCGCGACTGGCGCCGGGCTCTCCGTCTCCTCCGCCGAATCCGGTGCCTGCGCGACTACCGTCCCAATCCCATCCACTATAACGTTGTGCTCCGGACCCTCGGCCGCGCGAGGCGGTGGGACGAGCTGCGCCACTGCTGGCTCGATATGGCGAAAGACGGAATCTTGCCCACGAACAACACCTACGCGACCCTCATCGACGCCTACGGAAAGGCAGGTCTCCTAAAGGAGTCTCTTTTGTGGCTCAAACACATGAGGGCAAGGGGAATTTCTGCTGACGAAGTCTGTATGAACACTGTCGTCAGGATTCTCAAGGACTCTGGGCATTTCGACGAGGGAGAGAAGTTCTTCCGAGGATGGTGCGACGGGACTGTCGACTACGACGTTCTCGAGATTGAATTTGAAGGTTCAGAATCGATCAGCCCCAATAGTTTCCTTCTCACGGAGCTCTTCAAATCCGGAAGCCGAGCACCTGTTCCTCTGAAGATTGCTTCAAGTGCTCCCGATGGCTCAAGGAGGCCTCGCCTCGCTGCTACCTACAACACTTTGATTGATTTGCATGGAAAAGCAGGTAAGCTCCAAAATGCTTCAGATGCTTTTGCTGAGATGTTGAGGTCAGGTGTCTCCCCTGACACGATCACATTCAATACCATGATCAACATCTGCGGCTCGAATGGCCTTATTTCTGAAGCAGAGGCTCTGTTTGATAAAATGCGGAGGAGAAGAATTGTTCCTGATACTAAAACATTCAACATATTCATGTCCATGTACGCTTCACTTGGAAACATCGAGGCAGTCCTGAAGTATTACCACAAGATGAGTGAGTCTGGTCTTACTCCTGACACTGTGAGCCATAGGATAATCTTGCAGGCTCTGTGCGAGAGAAACATGGTAAGAGAAGTTGAGGATGTGATCAACAAGATCATTGAATCGGGCGAATTCGTGGACGAGCAGTCTTTCCCTGTTGTTGTGAAGATGTACATCAATCAAGGGATGCTTAGTGAGACCTCTATGTTCCTCGAGAAGCATTGCGGCTCCTCTTCCATTTCTTCCAAGAATTATGCTGCTATTATGGATGTTTATGCAGAGAAGGGGTTATGGGAGGAAGCCGAGGGCGTGTTCTATCGAAAGAGGGGAGTTGGTAATAAGAAGGAGGTGGTTGAATACAATGTGCTAATAAAAGCTTATGGGAGGGGAAAGCAATATGATAAAGCTGTGTCCTTGTTTGAGAGTATGCGAAATATTGGTATCTGGCCGGATGAGTGTACCTTTAACTCTCTCATTCAAATGCTTTCTGGTGGTGATTTTCCTGAACGAGCAACAGAGTTCCTACGACGGATGAAAGATGCAGGATTCAGACCTAGATGTGAGACCGTCTCCGCTATCATTGCAAGTTATTCACGCAAAGCTATGGTTGATGAGGCGCTCGAAATCTATCAAGAGATGAAGCCATTAGGAGTTGAACCAAATGAAGTGGTTTACGGTTTGCTAGTGAATATGTTTGCCGAGGCTGGAAAAGTTGAACAAGCACTTCATTTTTTCAGTTTGATGGAAGAATCAGGATTCCCGCCCAATCATATCATCCTAACTTCTCTGATGAAGGCGTACAAGAAGGCTAGCTGCTGGAGAGAAGCCCAGGAGGTATATGCAAAGATGAAGACCCTCGAACACGGTCCTGATACTATTGCCTCTAATTGTATGATCGACCTATATGCTGAGCTTGGGATGGTAAGCGAAGCTAAGTTAATTTTTGATGACTTGAGAAAAAATGGCGAGGTTAATGGTGTTTCGTATACTACAATGATATACCTCTACAAGAGTTTGGGCATGTTGGAAGAAGCAATAGACATGGCTCAGGAGGTCCAGAAGGCAGGCTTGCTGACTGATTGTGCTTCCTACAATAGTGTTCTAGCTGCTTATGCTGTCACTGGAAAACTCAAGGACTGTGCATATTTGATTCATGAGATGATAGCTAGAAAGATGTTACCTGATGCCTCTGTATTTAGATCAATCTTTGGTATAGTAAAGAAAGGGGGTCTACCGATCGAGGCAGTATTGCAACTACAGGCATCTTACAATGAAGGAAAACAGTTTGCAAGAGAGGCCATAGTCACTACATTGTTCTCTCTGGTTGGCCTGCATGATCATGCACTAGAGTCATGTAATCTTTTTCTGTCTGCTAGGACTAGGAATCCTCTGGACTCGTATGCCTATAATGCTGCGATTTATGCTTATGGAGCTTCGGAAAACATTGACAAAGCCCTGAATCTGTATATGCGGATGCAAGATGCAGGACTTGAACCAGACACTGTTACCTATGTTTATCTAACAATTTGCTATGGAAAGGCGAGGATGGTTGAAGGACTGAGACGAATTTATGGTCTCTTGAAATATGGGGAAATTGAGCCTAGTGAATCTCTCTTCAAAGCTCTAATGGATGCTTATGAAAATTCTGGGAAGCATGATCTTGCAGAATTAGTTGAGCAGGAGATGAAATTCAGAATTCACAGCCCGATTGGTGATGAATCAGAAACTGAAGACGATTGGGACGCATATGAATCTGAAACTGAAGATGATTTGGATGCATATGAATCTGACAACATAGACCAAGATGATGATTTCAGTATGAACCCTAGTATTCTGTAA